From a single Wolbachia endosymbiont of Oedothorax gibbosus genomic region:
- a CDS encoding ribonucleotide-diphosphate reductase subunit beta — protein MSLLKADPIYKPFNYPWAYDAWLQQQRIHWIPEEVPLADDVKDWKTKLSNVEKNLLTQIFRFFTQADIEVNNCYMRHYSNIFKPTEICMMLASFSNMETIHIAAYSYLLDTIGMPESEYQAFLKYDAMRKKYEYMLEFEESKKHDKKHVAKTLAVFGAFTEGLQLFASFAILLNFQRFGKMKGMGQIIAWSARDETLHTNSIIMLFNTFIKENNEIWDEEFKEELYSACRTIVELEDEFIKLAFDFGDVEGLSAEEVRNYIRYVANRRLMQLGLESIYGVNDNPIPWLDEILNGVEHTNFFENRVTEYSRAATQGTWEEAFTENDTNNK, from the coding sequence ATGTCATTGTTAAAAGCAGATCCAATATACAAACCTTTTAATTACCCTTGGGCTTATGATGCGTGGCTGCAGCAACAAAGGATACATTGGATACCTGAAGAAGTTCCGCTTGCTGATGACGTGAAGGATTGGAAAACTAAACTTTCAAACGTAGAAAAAAATCTACTAACCCAGATCTTTAGATTTTTTACTCAAGCGGACATTGAAGTAAATAACTGCTACATGAGGCATTATTCAAATATATTTAAACCAACGGAAATATGCATGATGCTCGCAAGCTTTTCCAATATGGAAACCATACACATTGCAGCTTATTCTTATCTTTTAGACACAATTGGCATGCCAGAAAGTGAGTATCAAGCATTTTTAAAGTATGATGCTATGAGAAAGAAGTATGAATACATGTTAGAATTTGAGGAAAGCAAAAAACACGATAAAAAACATGTAGCTAAAACTCTAGCAGTGTTTGGTGCATTTACCGAGGGGTTGCAGTTATTCGCATCGTTTGCAATTTTGCTCAATTTCCAACGCTTTGGAAAAATGAAAGGCATGGGACAAATAATTGCCTGGTCAGCCCGTGATGAAACTTTGCACACCAATTCAATTATTATGTTATTTAATACATTTATTAAAGAGAATAATGAAATTTGGGACGAAGAATTTAAAGAGGAATTATATTCTGCATGCCGCACTATCGTTGAGCTTGAGGACGAATTCATAAAGCTTGCCTTTGATTTCGGAGACGTTGAAGGACTATCCGCAGAAGAAGTGCGCAATTACATACGCTACGTAGCAAACAGACGGTTAATGCAATTAGGTCTTGAGTCCATATATGGTGTCAATGATAATCCTATTCCATGGCTCGATGAAATACTAAATGGCGTTGAACATACGAATTTCTTTGAAAATAGAGTGACAGAATATAGCCGTGCAGCAACTCAAGGCACATGGGAGGAGGCTTTTACTGAAAACGACACGAATAATAAGTGA
- a CDS encoding outer membrane protein assembly factor BamE gives MRVLISFILLFTVSCTHTIHNHGVPGISFELWSRVKVGDDKEKIVHTLGSPTLVSKFDDNVWYYVSYKIKQANFLGKRKYSSKSLQISFDQNGKVADTKETDISERSLAVSD, from the coding sequence ATGCGAGTATTAATATCTTTTATTTTATTATTTACAGTGAGCTGCACACACACTATTCACAATCACGGAGTTCCCGGCATTAGTTTTGAATTGTGGAGCCGAGTAAAAGTAGGCGATGATAAAGAAAAAATAGTTCACACTTTAGGATCACCAACATTAGTATCAAAGTTCGATGACAATGTTTGGTACTATGTCTCATATAAAATTAAACAAGCTAACTTCTTAGGAAAAAGGAAGTATAGCAGTAAGTCTCTGCAAATTTCATTCGATCAGAACGGTAAAGTTGCAGATACAAAAGAAACTGACATCTCAGAGAGATCTTTGGCTGTTTCTGATTAA
- the recO gene encoding DNA repair protein RecO produces the protein MRWKDEGIIIAAKKYGDKNLILSLFTKNHGKRRGLTKLTNNSNYKFQISNLLHAEWSAKLPENLGFFKCELIESPFHHFFQDRLKSITIVSFSSILEKVLPESEPCAVLYDNFRYFIDVIKHNNQSWQSHYLNLELLLLTQLGFKLDLSKCAVTGVKENLQFISPKTGRAVSKKAGDYYADKLLPFPQMLHDVYNNNLQNSYSFQEFQLGLKVTGYFLNKYLFLQLNVKFPELRNLMLSL, from the coding sequence ATGAGATGGAAAGATGAAGGCATCATTATAGCTGCTAAAAAATACGGCGATAAAAACTTAATTCTTTCTCTGTTTACAAAAAATCATGGAAAGCGCAGGGGATTAACTAAGCTAACAAACAATAGCAATTATAAGTTTCAAATAAGTAATCTATTACATGCAGAATGGAGTGCTAAGTTACCTGAAAACCTAGGTTTTTTTAAGTGTGAATTAATCGAATCTCCATTCCATCATTTCTTTCAAGATAGGTTAAAAAGCATTACTATTGTTTCTTTCTCCTCTATTTTAGAAAAAGTGCTTCCAGAGAGTGAACCTTGTGCTGTACTGTATGATAATTTTCGATATTTCATCGATGTAATTAAACACAACAATCAGTCTTGGCAAAGCCATTATCTTAACTTAGAGCTTCTGCTTCTTACGCAATTGGGATTCAAGTTAGACTTATCCAAATGCGCTGTAACAGGTGTTAAGGAAAATTTACAATTTATTTCTCCAAAAACTGGTAGAGCAGTGTCAAAAAAAGCAGGAGATTATTATGCAGATAAACTCCTACCTTTTCCACAAATGTTGCATGATGTATACAATAATAACCTACAAAACAGCTACTCATTCCAAGAATTTCAGTTAGGACTGAAAGTCACAGGATATTTTTTAAATAAGTATCTATTTTTGCAGTTAAACGTGAAATTTCCAGAGCTGAGAAACCTCATGTTGTCGCTTTAA
- a CDS encoding IS982 family transposase, producing the protein MKKDITELYCCVEDFCRAVDDNFANRFLSNGKKPTRVPEIAHSEILTIILLYHKSPCKNFKAFYLCYLQLFYRSEFSKLPSYHRFIALKPRVLWYLALLLQWFCEQAKMTGISYIDSTSIAVCHRKRISRNKVFKGLAELGKNTYGWFFGFKLHVVINEIGEIQGVTLTRGNVDDRKPVPTLTKKLTGLLFGDKGYIKKELFEKLFDRGLKLVTKVKKGMKNALISLKEKILLGKRSIVETVFGCLKNKFELEHTRHRSTVNFLVHIFSTLISYSMQSKKPCISQLYFVG; encoded by the coding sequence ATGAAGAAAGATATTACAGAACTGTACTGTTGCGTCGAGGATTTTTGTCGTGCGGTAGATGATAATTTTGCAAATAGGTTCTTATCAAACGGCAAAAAACCAACCAGAGTACCAGAAATAGCGCACTCAGAAATTCTAACCATAATCCTATTATACCATAAATCACCATGTAAAAACTTCAAGGCTTTTTATCTTTGTTATCTTCAGTTATTCTATAGATCAGAGTTTTCAAAGCTGCCTTCATATCACAGATTTATTGCCTTAAAGCCGCGAGTTTTGTGGTATTTAGCATTACTTTTGCAATGGTTTTGTGAACAAGCAAAAATGACCGGGATTTCCTACATAGATTCTACTTCAATAGCAGTATGCCATCGAAAAAGAATCTCAAGAAATAAGGTTTTCAAAGGATTAGCAGAGTTAGGAAAGAATACTTACGGCTGGTTTTTTGGTTTTAAATTACATGTAGTAATCAATGAAATAGGTGAAATTCAAGGTGTTACGCTAACCAGAGGTAACGTCGATGACAGAAAACCTGTACCAACTCTAACCAAAAAACTAACTGGACTTTTGTTTGGAGATAAGGGCTATATAAAGAAAGAGCTCTTTGAGAAACTATTCGATAGAGGTCTAAAACTCGTCACTAAAGTGAAAAAAGGTATGAAAAATGCACTGATTTCGCTGAAAGAGAAGATTTTACTAGGGAAAAGATCGATTGTTGAAACGGTTTTTGGCTGCCTAAAAAACAAATTTGAACTTGAGCACACTCGGCATAGATCCACAGTAAATTTCTTGGTACATATTTTTTCTACCCTCATTTCTTATTCAATGCAATCGAAAAAGCCCTGTATTTCTCAGCTTTACTTCGTTGGTTAA
- a CDS encoding F0F1 ATP synthase subunit epsilon — MNTFKVQFFSPDDQISFSGVVSLSVNGLEGELMILAHHAPYLIYLLPGMITVKMSNQTEKKVVIDSGVLEVANNNCSIITSQIQVFDRAIHDEKSFKNKRISIYLSYLDEKFLS; from the coding sequence ATGAATACTTTTAAAGTGCAATTTTTCTCTCCTGATGATCAAATTTCATTCAGTGGAGTGGTTTCTCTTTCAGTAAATGGGCTCGAAGGGGAGCTTATGATTTTAGCTCACCATGCTCCTTACTTAATTTATTTATTGCCTGGTATGATTACTGTTAAAATGAGTAACCAAACAGAAAAGAAGGTTGTAATTGATAGTGGCGTATTAGAAGTTGCAAATAATAATTGTAGCATTATAACAAGTCAAATTCAGGTTTTTGATCGTGCAATTCATGATGAGAAATCGTTTAAAAATAAGAGAATTAGTATATATTTAAGTTATCTTGATGAGAAGTTTCTTTCTTAG
- the atpD gene encoding F0F1 ATP synthase subunit beta — protein sequence MNIGRAIKVTQAVVDIKFEGELPKIFNALKSKLKYKNKELVLEVSQHIGDNIVRCIAMDSTDGMSRGDEFVDTGAPISVPIGRSTLGRIFNVVGELIDECGPLKGKYNLEPIHRAPPSFTEQRIQEEVLVTGIKVIDLLAPYLKGGKIGLFGGAGVGKTVLIMELINNIAKAHKGFSVFAGVGERTREGNDLYHEMITSNVINTNEHEKSQAVLVYGQMNEPPGARARVALTALTMAEYFRDRENQDVLFFVDNIFRFTQAGSEISALLGRIPSAVGYQPTLATDMGAMQERIASTTSGSITSVQAIYVPADDLTDPAPATTFSHLDATTVLSRQIAEMGIYPAVDPLDSTSQSLSAEIIGEEHYKVASEVKRILQTYKSLQDIIAILGMDELSDEDKIIVDRARKIQKFLSQPFHVAEIFTGMPGKFVSLSDTVSSFKGIVEGKYDHLPEAAFYMVGNIDEAIKKAELMQAEAK from the coding sequence ATGAATATAGGTAGAGCGATTAAGGTAACTCAAGCAGTTGTTGATATAAAATTTGAAGGTGAATTGCCTAAAATATTTAATGCTTTAAAAAGCAAACTAAAATATAAGAATAAGGAGCTGGTTTTAGAAGTTTCGCAGCATATAGGTGACAATATAGTTCGTTGTATTGCTATGGATAGCACAGATGGCATGTCAAGGGGGGATGAATTTGTTGATACAGGTGCACCAATATCGGTGCCAATTGGGCGTTCAACTTTAGGGAGGATTTTTAATGTTGTTGGAGAGCTTATAGATGAGTGTGGTCCACTGAAGGGAAAATATAACTTAGAGCCTATACATAGAGCACCTCCAAGTTTTACTGAACAGAGAATACAGGAAGAAGTTTTAGTTACGGGAATAAAAGTTATAGATCTTCTTGCACCTTATCTGAAAGGTGGCAAAATCGGCTTATTTGGTGGAGCTGGTGTTGGTAAAACAGTCCTGATAATGGAATTAATTAATAATATAGCAAAAGCTCATAAAGGATTTTCTGTGTTTGCTGGGGTAGGGGAGAGAACGCGTGAAGGTAACGATCTTTATCACGAGATGATCACTTCAAATGTAATAAATACAAATGAGCATGAAAAATCTCAAGCTGTTTTGGTTTATGGTCAGATGAATGAGCCTCCTGGAGCAAGGGCTAGAGTTGCTTTAACGGCGCTTACTATGGCGGAGTATTTTCGTGACCGTGAAAACCAAGATGTTCTATTTTTTGTAGATAATATCTTCCGTTTCACTCAAGCTGGCTCTGAAATTTCTGCTTTGCTTGGAAGAATACCGTCAGCTGTTGGTTATCAGCCAACCCTTGCAACTGATATGGGTGCAATGCAAGAAAGAATAGCTTCAACAACTTCTGGCTCTATTACTTCTGTGCAAGCTATATATGTTCCTGCGGATGATTTAACTGATCCAGCTCCAGCAACTACATTCTCTCATCTTGATGCCACCACAGTGTTGTCAAGGCAAATAGCTGAAATGGGAATATACCCTGCTGTTGATCCACTTGATTCAACTTCTCAATCTTTATCTGCTGAAATCATTGGTGAAGAACATTATAAGGTAGCTTCTGAGGTGAAACGTATATTGCAAACTTATAAATCACTGCAAGATATTATCGCAATACTTGGTATGGATGAGCTATCTGATGAAGATAAAATTATTGTTGATAGGGCTCGTAAGATTCAAAAATTTCTTTCTCAACCTTTTCACGTTGCAGAAATATTTACTGGCATGCCTGGTAAATTTGTTTCACTTTCTGATACTGTTTCCAGTTTTAAAGGGATTGTTGAAGGCAAATATGATCACTTACCAGAGGCTGCTTTTTATATGGTGGGGAATATAGATGAAGCAATAAAAAAGGCTGAATTAATGCAGGCTGAAGCTAAATAA
- the pstC gene encoding phosphate ABC transporter permease subunit PstC, with protein MNSVIVIPVLLILLFCLSRFQEVNKVKSYLYLSCVWMLTWLLMLYNNCFVTFISIALLFFMLAFIFKNKRNKIIKFSLFVALAISFFITLFIMLSIFIQSINFFNKVTISEFLFCLKWGHNVVTVNEEKVGCFGIAPLLVGTLLITIIAMLVVVPLGLFSAIYISEYASEKVRYIVNTTLQVLSAIPTVVYGYFAVVFLSFFIKQVANFFGLSIHSESALVAGLSIGIMILPFIISLLEDAIRSVPKSLRYGFMALGATPAETIWHITIPYAMPTILSAILLSISRVIGETMIVLMAVGINANLTFNPLNSVTTITVQIATLLTGDQDFNSVQTLAAYALSLVLFIITWLLNAFALFVMKRN; from the coding sequence ATGAATTCGGTGATAGTTATACCTGTCCTACTAATCCTTTTATTTTGTCTTAGTAGGTTTCAAGAAGTAAATAAGGTTAAATCTTATCTATATCTTAGTTGTGTATGGATGCTAACTTGGTTGTTAATGCTCTATAATAATTGTTTTGTAACTTTTATTTCTATAGCGTTACTTTTTTTCATGCTTGCTTTTATCTTTAAAAATAAAAGAAATAAGATAATAAAATTTTCGTTATTTGTAGCTTTGGCCATATCATTTTTTATCACTTTATTTATAATGCTATCTATTTTTATTCAATCCATTAATTTTTTTAATAAAGTAACTATTTCAGAATTCTTGTTTTGCTTGAAATGGGGCCACAATGTAGTTACTGTCAATGAAGAGAAGGTAGGATGTTTTGGTATAGCGCCGCTTTTAGTGGGTACATTACTTATAACTATTATAGCAATGTTAGTTGTCGTTCCGCTTGGTTTATTTTCTGCAATATATATTAGTGAATATGCGAGTGAGAAAGTGCGTTATATTGTTAATACAACTTTGCAAGTTTTGTCTGCTATTCCTACGGTTGTATATGGATATTTCGCGGTTGTGTTTTTGTCTTTCTTTATAAAGCAGGTAGCAAATTTTTTTGGTTTAAGTATACACTCAGAAAGTGCCTTAGTTGCCGGTTTATCGATTGGGATAATGATTCTTCCTTTTATTATTTCTTTACTCGAAGATGCCATAAGATCTGTTCCAAAAAGCTTGCGTTATGGCTTTATGGCACTTGGCGCAACTCCAGCGGAAACTATATGGCATATAACAATACCTTATGCAATGCCTACAATTTTAAGTGCAATTTTATTGTCAATTTCAAGAGTGATAGGTGAAACAATGATTGTGCTAATGGCTGTGGGAATCAACGCAAATTTGACTTTTAACCCTCTTAATTCAGTTACTACCATTACCGTGCAGATCGCTACACTACTTACCGGAGATCAGGATTTCAATAGTGTACAAACTCTTGCTGCTTATGCGCTTAGTTTAGTATTGTTTATTATTACTTGGCTATTAAATGCATTTGCATTGTTTGTAATGAAGCGTAACTAG
- the rpmH gene encoding 50S ribosomal protein L34: MKRTFQPKNLIRKRRHGFRSRMATRAGRKILNRRRSLGCNKLCA, encoded by the coding sequence ATGAAGAGAACATTTCAACCAAAAAATTTGATAAGAAAGCGTAGACACGGATTTCGTTCACGTATGGCAACAAGAGCTGGAAGAAAAATCCTTAATAGGCGCCGTTCATTAGGGTGTAACAAATTATGCGCATAG